A window from Sus scrofa isolate TJ Tabasco breed Duroc chromosome 2, Sscrofa11.1, whole genome shotgun sequence encodes these proteins:
- the LOC100514092 gene encoding olfactory receptor 7D4-like — protein sequence MEAGNHTGVSKLFLLLGLSDDPELQPLLFGLFLSMYLITMLGNLLIILAVSSDSRLHTPMYFFLSNLSFVDICFISTAVPKMLVNIQAQSKDISYIGCLAQVYFFMVFAGMDNFLLTVMAYDRFVAICHPLHYMVIMNARLCVLLVLMCWLILFCVALVHLLLLRWLTCIGTEIPHFSCELAQILKVACSDTFINEVCLYVATALLCMLPLTGILFSYYQIVSSLMKMASTEGKYKAFSTCGSHLSVVSLFYGTGMGVYLTSAVTHSPHRISIASVMYTVVSPMLNPFIYSLRNKDVKGALGRLLS from the coding sequence ATGGAAGCAGGAAACCACACAGGAGTATCAAAActgttcctcctcctgggtcTCTCAGATGACCCTGAACTGCAGCCCCTCCTCTTTGGGCTGTTCTTATCCATGTACCTGATCACCATGCTTGGGAatctgctcatcatcctggctgtcagtTCAGACTcccgcctccacacccccatgtacttcttcctctccaacctgtcttTTGTTGACATCTGTTTCATCTCTACCGCTGTCCCGAAGATGCTAGTGAACATCCAGGCACAGAGCAAAGACATCTCCTACATAGGATGCCTCGCTCAGgtgtatttttttatggtttttgctGGAATGGACAATTTCCTCCTGaccgtgatggcctatgaccgttttgtggccatctgccaccccttGCACTACATGGTCATCATGAACGCCCGCCTCTGTGTCCTCCTGGTTCTGATGTGTTGGTTAATTCTTTTCTGTGTTGCCCTTGTTCATCTTCTACTCTTGAGATGGCTGACCTGTATAGGCACTGAAATCCCACATTTCTCATGTGAACTGGCTCAGATTCTCAAGGTGGCCTGCTCAGACACATTCATCAATGAGGTCTGTTTGTATGTGGCCACTGCCCTGCTGTGTATGCTTCCTCTCACTGGGATCCTCTTTTCTTACTATCAGATTGTCTCCTCCTTAATGAAAATGGCATCCACTGAGGGCAAGTacaaagccttttccacctgtgggtcTCACCTCTCTGTGGTCTCCTTGTTTTATGGTACAGGTATGGGGGTCTACCTCACTTCTGCTGTGACCCATTCTCCCCATAGAATCTCCAttgcctcagtgatgtacaccgTGGTctcccccatgctgaaccccttcatctacagcctgaggaacaaggaTGTGAAGGGGGCCCTGGGCAGGCTCCTCAGTTGA